From a single Sphingosinicellaceae bacterium genomic region:
- a CDS encoding glycosyl transferase, producing MPVRAELFGVERLEDHGRSLAGAQRIEPGATRSRQLLTRLDDNADALKRTYRETAHALELDRPIAPAAEWLIDNYHIVEKQIRKIRDDLPPDFYRQLPKLADGPLATLPRVFGIAWAYVAHSDSLFEEERLRRFVAAYQRVNALTIGELWALAISLQLVLVENLRRLADLAITDEQDRTRADAFADALFAATSDATALASLTTIDSAQPPAFVSQLALRLRDVDDRSEIARRWLESRTVAAGSSIAEVDTVAQWALIASTASIRNVIMAMRAIAETDWGDMVEALSLPDQVLRDGSNFAKMDFPSRNLYRNALEELSRGSAYAEDEVAVRALALANGRVGHNAVDKDPGFYLVGAGRAELEDNIDYVPPVGTRLARWLRSGGIKVYIALIMLAAVLLVQVPLGGLATAALPWWFVIPMIGAALILAIETATAIVNRIMATLLPPRIVPALELDDGVDANLQTLVVVPILMGWKNQVAEEIANLEVHHLTTREDAVRYALLSDFGDAASETLPGETERLASAQAAVAALNARYPTDGAPRFLFLHRRRQYNPAESCWMGWERKRGKLHELNRLLRGATDTSYCTADGGSPEVPQGVRYVITLDADTQLPLGTARRLIGKMAHPLNRPQFDVALRRVVSGYGIMQPRVAVALPTGRGQSRFEALAGGPAGIDPYASAASDLYQDLLGEGSFTGKGIYEIDTFMASLAGRVPPNTMLSHDLFEGVYARAGLVSDIEVVEDFPVRYDAAARRQHRWVRGDWQLLPWILTLRRAAADNLPGTGRAKMLDNLRRSLVAPAILAALIGAWFMPPLASARWTLGVLLLIAIPPLLPLPSLLLARRRRDVPLRAHLGATGGDIRSAFGVLALQLVTVADQAVRMVDAIVRTLIRLFVTRRHLLEWTTAAKASASPNPSIWQLYRFMGQSVVLALVVAGVAIFVQPGISPLVVPLALAWLAAPAIAWAVSQPRPIATAPPLDAGQRAQLEDIAQQTWRFFTTLVTAEHNHLPPDNFQETPEPVVAGRTSPTNIGLYLLVVATARNNGWCPPIEALDRLEATFATLGRMSRFRGHFFNWYDTRDLRVLEPAYVSAVDSGNLAGHLIALANLLGAWRDPDSMTRATRLATTARAMAMAMDFAFLVDPERLLLSIGWSVADNRRDESCYDLLASEARLASLFAIAKGDIPARHWFRLGRSATAAGGASVLISWSGSMFEYLMPSLLMRAPDGSLLETSNRLVVQRQRDYAREAGVPWGISESAYNARDREMTYQYSNFGVPGLGLKRGLSENLVIAPYATGLAVMVDAAAALDNFAALTAIGGRGAMGFYEALDFTPSRVPDGERFSIVRNYMAHHQGMTLLAVANALDGGKLRDAFHAEPMIRATALLLHERPPRGVGTFSPRAEEAALTATDRPPESGATRVYSHRPEGVHPVHLLSNGRYSVLLTSAGGGYSHWHGLAINRWREDPVVAGHGSWLYVTDRQSHESWSATLAPLGAQPTQYTAVFAEGRAEFRRRDGALATTTEVLISPEDDAEVRRVSVANRGSRPREIDLTSFIELTVGAQATDLGHPAFARMFIETECLEGPVLVAHRRPRGSDDPSIWVAHLAVIEGAVVAPSIWETDRSRFLGRGHSAANPVGLGRDLEGHAGTVLDPALVLRCPVLVPPGETVRVAFWTIAAASREDLIDAIDRHSDASAFDRAQVGAWTQAQIERRFLKLDPGDAADFQRLAGHIVNAGAAHAPPPALVAAAAGPQSALWVHGISGDLPIVIVRIDDPRDLAVVSDLLRAFEFLQARYLAFDLVILNERKASYIQDLQTAIEDAVRVVRARPAPPGVRGEVYTLRSDLMLEQQVATLRALARVEFLAQRGTLRRQLQRPEALTAPVVVVPPPTGRPPRAGRPPDTALPLEETVEFWNGYGGFHADGTEYAMILHDRQTTPAPWINVLANPEFGCQVSADALGAIWSGNARENQLTPWSNDAASDPPGDMLYLRDLDTGQVWSPTLAPAGAGGARITRHGFGYSRFHAVGHGIESDLLVHVPLDAPLRLARLTLRNRSDRTRGLSVTGYAEWVLGGARSKTASHIVTERDAETGALFARNPFDPETGTRIAFADLDGCQTGWTCDRAAFIGRGGSLVHPAALAHDTPLVGCAGAGHDPCAVLTTDVTLAPGESCEIVWTIGQAADRDAARVLVHEWRAADLDAELARTTAHWTSTLGTVELRTPDRAMDIMLNGWLLYQVLGCRVWGRAGFYQASGAYGFRDQLQDGGALLLARPDLVRPHLLRAAGRQFREGDVQHWWLPESGRGVRTRISDDRGWLAISVADYVESTGDSAILETPIAFLVGRHLEPHEHDAFYQPETSLDRASLYTHCALALDQSVAMTGALGLPLIGGGDWNDGMNRVGEGGQGMSVWLGWHLIHAINRFAPFADVREPERAARWREHAENLRAAIEAVAWDGEWYRRATYDDGTWLGSKDSDECRIDSIAQTWAVISGAADPARAAQALASVRLHLVDPTQRLVKLFTPPFDKTAHDPGYIRSYPPGLRENGGQYSHAAMWTIVAAARMGDGDGAVALFDLLNPINHALTTATADHYRVEPYVVAADIYSVAPNNGRGGWTWYTGAAGWMYRAGIESILGLKRVGGMIHLNPCLPEDWPGISATLRLGDAVYEIEIKRAAPAAATVLEIDGVALDVVSGAVTWPSTSGRHVVKLSY from the coding sequence ATGCCGGTTCGCGCCGAACTTTTCGGTGTCGAACGGCTTGAAGACCATGGCCGTTCGCTCGCGGGGGCGCAGCGAATCGAGCCGGGCGCAACCCGCTCTCGCCAGTTGCTTACCCGCCTCGACGACAACGCCGATGCACTGAAGCGGACCTACCGCGAAACTGCCCATGCACTCGAACTGGACCGCCCCATCGCACCCGCGGCCGAATGGCTGATCGACAATTACCACATCGTCGAAAAGCAGATCCGCAAGATCCGCGACGACCTGCCGCCCGACTTCTACCGCCAGCTGCCCAAGCTTGCCGACGGGCCGCTGGCCACCCTGCCCCGCGTGTTCGGCATCGCCTGGGCCTATGTCGCTCACAGCGACAGCCTGTTCGAGGAAGAGCGGCTGCGGCGCTTCGTGGCGGCGTACCAGCGTGTCAATGCGCTGACCATCGGCGAGCTGTGGGCGCTGGCGATTTCGCTCCAGCTCGTCCTCGTCGAAAACCTGCGCAGGCTCGCCGACCTGGCGATCACCGACGAGCAGGACCGCACCCGCGCCGATGCGTTCGCCGACGCATTGTTCGCAGCAACCAGCGACGCGACCGCGTTGGCCAGCCTCACCACGATCGATAGCGCGCAGCCGCCGGCCTTTGTCAGCCAGCTCGCGCTGCGGCTGCGCGATGTCGACGACCGCAGCGAAATCGCGCGGCGCTGGCTCGAATCCCGGACCGTCGCGGCAGGCAGCAGCATCGCCGAGGTCGACACCGTCGCGCAGTGGGCGCTGATCGCCTCAACCGCCTCGATCCGCAACGTCATCATGGCGATGCGCGCGATCGCCGAGACCGACTGGGGCGACATGGTCGAGGCGCTCAGCCTTCCCGACCAGGTGCTGCGTGACGGCAGCAACTTTGCCAAGATGGATTTCCCGTCGCGCAATCTCTACCGCAACGCCCTCGAGGAGCTGTCGCGCGGCTCCGCCTACGCTGAAGACGAGGTCGCGGTGCGCGCGCTCGCACTGGCCAACGGGCGCGTCGGGCACAACGCCGTCGACAAGGATCCGGGGTTCTATCTGGTCGGCGCCGGCCGAGCGGAACTCGAGGACAACATCGACTATGTCCCGCCGGTCGGGACCCGTCTCGCACGCTGGCTTCGGAGCGGCGGGATCAAGGTCTATATCGCGCTGATCATGCTCGCCGCAGTGCTGCTCGTGCAGGTTCCGCTGGGCGGTCTTGCCACGGCGGCGCTGCCTTGGTGGTTCGTGATCCCGATGATCGGCGCGGCACTGATCCTGGCGATCGAGACTGCCACAGCGATCGTCAACCGGATCATGGCGACGCTGCTGCCACCGCGCATCGTCCCGGCGCTGGAACTCGACGACGGCGTCGACGCTAACCTCCAGACGCTGGTGGTCGTGCCGATCCTGATGGGTTGGAAAAACCAAGTCGCCGAAGAGATCGCCAACCTCGAAGTCCACCATCTCACGACCCGCGAAGACGCGGTCCGCTATGCCTTGCTGTCCGACTTCGGCGACGCGGCGAGCGAAACCCTGCCCGGCGAGACCGAGCGGCTCGCCAGCGCACAGGCTGCGGTCGCCGCACTGAACGCTCGCTATCCGACCGACGGCGCCCCGCGGTTCCTGTTCCTGCACCGCCGTCGCCAGTACAACCCGGCGGAAAGCTGCTGGATGGGGTGGGAGCGCAAGCGCGGCAAGCTGCACGAACTCAACCGCCTGCTGCGCGGCGCGACCGACACCTCCTATTGCACCGCCGACGGCGGTTCACCGGAGGTCCCCCAAGGGGTGCGCTACGTCATCACTCTCGACGCCGACACCCAGCTTCCGCTCGGCACCGCCCGCCGGCTGATCGGCAAGATGGCGCACCCGCTCAACCGCCCACAGTTCGACGTCGCACTGCGGCGGGTGGTTTCGGGCTATGGCATCATGCAGCCGCGCGTTGCCGTGGCACTGCCGACCGGGCGCGGCCAGTCGCGTTTCGAGGCACTGGCGGGCGGCCCGGCAGGGATCGATCCGTACGCATCGGCCGCCTCGGATCTGTACCAGGACCTGCTCGGCGAAGGCTCGTTCACCGGCAAGGGCATCTACGAGATCGACACATTCATGGCGTCGCTGGCCGGGCGCGTGCCACCGAACACCATGCTCAGCCACGACCTCTTCGAGGGGGTCTACGCGCGCGCCGGGCTGGTCTCCGACATCGAGGTCGTCGAAGATTTCCCGGTACGCTACGACGCCGCCGCGCGCCGCCAGCATCGCTGGGTTCGCGGCGACTGGCAGTTGCTGCCGTGGATCCTGACGCTGCGGCGAGCCGCGGCGGACAATCTGCCGGGCACCGGTCGCGCCAAGATGCTCGACAACCTCCGCCGTTCGCTGGTCGCCCCGGCGATCCTCGCGGCGCTGATCGGTGCCTGGTTCATGCCGCCGCTGGCCTCCGCGCGGTGGACGCTCGGCGTGCTGCTGCTGATCGCGATCCCGCCGCTGCTGCCGCTGCCTTCGCTGCTGCTGGCGCGGCGGCGGCGCGACGTGCCTCTGCGGGCGCATCTCGGGGCCACCGGCGGCGATATCCGGTCGGCATTCGGCGTCCTTGCGCTGCAGCTGGTGACCGTCGCTGACCAGGCGGTACGGATGGTCGATGCCATCGTCCGCACGCTGATCCGGCTGTTCGTCACACGCCGCCACTTGCTCGAGTGGACGACCGCGGCCAAGGCCAGTGCGTCGCCCAACCCCAGCATCTGGCAGCTTTACCGCTTCATGGGCCAGTCGGTCGTGCTAGCGCTCGTCGTGGCGGGGGTGGCGATCTTCGTACAGCCGGGTATCTCGCCGCTGGTCGTGCCACTGGCGCTGGCGTGGCTGGCGGCACCGGCGATCGCCTGGGCGGTCAGCCAGCCCCGCCCGATCGCCACCGCGCCGCCGCTCGATGCCGGCCAGCGTGCGCAGCTCGAGGATATCGCCCAGCAGACATGGCGGTTCTTCACGACACTCGTCACGGCGGAGCACAACCACCTGCCTCCCGACAACTTCCAGGAGACGCCCGAACCTGTCGTCGCCGGGCGGACCTCGCCGACCAACATCGGGCTGTACCTGCTGGTCGTCGCCACCGCGCGCAACAATGGCTGGTGCCCGCCTATCGAAGCGCTCGACCGGCTCGAAGCGACGTTTGCCACGCTCGGCCGCATGTCCCGCTTCCGCGGCCATTTCTTCAACTGGTACGACACCCGTGACCTGCGCGTGCTGGAGCCCGCCTATGTTTCGGCGGTCGACAGCGGCAACCTCGCCGGCCACCTGATCGCTCTCGCCAACCTGCTCGGGGCGTGGCGTGACCCCGACAGCATGACCCGCGCGACGCGCCTCGCGACCACGGCGCGGGCGATGGCGATGGCAATGGACTTCGCGTTCCTCGTCGACCCCGAGCGGCTGCTGCTGTCGATCGGCTGGTCGGTCGCCGACAACCGGCGCGACGAAAGCTGCTACGACCTGCTCGCCTCGGAGGCACGGCTGGCCAGCCTGTTCGCCATCGCCAAGGGCGACATCCCGGCCCGACACTGGTTCCGGCTCGGCCGCAGCGCCACGGCGGCGGGCGGTGCCTCGGTGCTGATCTCGTGGTCGGGGTCGATGTTCGAGTATCTGATGCCGTCGCTGTTGATGCGCGCGCCGGATGGCAGCCTGCTCGAAACCTCGAACCGCCTCGTCGTCCAGCGCCAGCGCGACTATGCCCGCGAGGCCGGCGTGCCGTGGGGTATCTCCGAGTCCGCCTACAACGCTCGCGACCGCGAGATGACCTACCAGTATTCCAACTTCGGCGTGCCCGGGCTGGGGTTGAAGCGCGGCCTGTCCGAGAACCTCGTGATCGCGCCCTACGCGACCGGCCTCGCGGTCATGGTCGATGCCGCCGCCGCGCTCGACAACTTCGCGGCGCTGACGGCGATCGGCGGGCGCGGCGCGATGGGGTTCTACGAAGCCCTCGATTTCACCCCTAGCCGCGTCCCCGACGGGGAGCGCTTCTCGATCGTGCGAAACTACATGGCGCACCACCAGGGCATGACCTTGCTCGCGGTCGCCAACGCCCTCGACGGCGGCAAATTGCGCGACGCGTTCCATGCGGAACCGATGATCCGCGCAACGGCGCTGCTTCTCCACGAGCGCCCGCCACGCGGGGTCGGCACCTTCAGCCCACGTGCCGAGGAAGCCGCGCTGACCGCCACCGACCGGCCACCCGAGTCTGGCGCGACCCGTGTCTATAGCCACCGGCCCGAGGGCGTGCATCCCGTCCACCTGCTGTCGAACGGGCGTTATTCGGTGCTGCTGACCAGCGCCGGCGGCGGCTACAGCCACTGGCACGGGCTCGCCATCAACCGTTGGCGCGAGGACCCGGTCGTCGCCGGGCACGGCTCGTGGCTTTACGTGACCGACCGCCAGAGCCATGAATCTTGGTCGGCGACACTTGCCCCACTCGGTGCCCAGCCGACCCAGTACACCGCAGTCTTCGCGGAGGGCCGCGCCGAGTTCCGCCGCCGCGACGGCGCATTGGCGACGACCACCGAAGTGCTGATCTCACCCGAGGACGACGCCGAAGTGCGACGCGTGTCGGTTGCCAACCGTGGCAGCCGCCCGCGCGAGATCGACCTGACGTCGTTCATCGAGCTGACCGTCGGCGCCCAGGCGACCGACCTCGGGCACCCGGCCTTTGCGCGCATGTTCATCGAGACCGAGTGCCTCGAAGGCCCGGTACTGGTCGCGCACCGGCGGCCGCGCGGGTCGGACGATCCGTCGATCTGGGTCGCGCACCTCGCGGTTATCGAGGGGGCGGTGGTCGCGCCATCGATCTGGGAGACCGACCGTAGCCGCTTCCTCGGGCGCGGCCATTCGGCGGCCAATCCCGTCGGCCTCGGGCGTGACCTCGAAGGCCATGCCGGCACGGTGCTCGATCCCGCGCTGGTCCTGCGCTGCCCGGTGCTGGTGCCGCCGGGCGAAACCGTGCGCGTCGCCTTCTGGACCATCGCCGCCGCGTCGCGCGAGGACCTGATCGACGCCATCGACCGGCACAGCGACGCCAGCGCCTTCGACCGCGCACAGGTCGGCGCCTGGACCCAGGCGCAGATCGAGCGCCGCTTCCTCAAGCTCGATCCCGGCGACGCCGCCGACTTCCAGCGGCTGGCCGGGCACATCGTCAACGCCGGTGCCGCCCATGCACCCCCGCCCGCGCTGGTGGCAGCTGCCGCCGGGCCGCAATCGGCATTGTGGGTCCACGGCATCTCGGGCGACCTCCCGATCGTCATCGTCCGCATCGACGACCCTCGCGACCTGGCCGTTGTCTCCGACCTGCTCCGCGCCTTCGAGTTTCTGCAGGCGCGCTACCTGGCGTTCGACCTCGTCATCCTGAACGAACGCAAGGCGTCGTACATCCAGGACCTGCAGACCGCGATCGAGGACGCGGTCCGTGTCGTGCGGGCCCGCCCGGCGCCCCCCGGCGTGCGGGGTGAGGTCTACACGCTGCGCTCCGACCTGATGCTCGAGCAGCAGGTGGCGACGCTGCGCGCGTTGGCGCGGGTCGAGTTCCTGGCCCAGCGCGGCACGCTCCGCCGCCAGTTGCAACGGCCGGAGGCGCTGACCGCGCCCGTCGTCGTGGTGCCCCCCCCGACCGGCCGCCCGCCGCGCGCCGGCCGCCCGCCCGATACCGCGCTGCCGCTCGAGGAGACGGTCGAGTTCTGGAACGGCTACGGCGGCTTCCACGCCGACGGCACCGAATATGCGATGATCCTGCACGACCGCCAGACGACCCCGGCACCGTGGATCAACGTCCTCGCCAACCCGGAGTTCGGCTGCCAGGTGTCGGCCGATGCGCTCGGTGCGATCTGGTCGGGGAACGCCCGCGAGAACCAGCTGACGCCGTGGTCGAACGATGCTGCCTCCGATCCGCCCGGCGACATGCTTTACCTGCGCGACCTCGATACCGGCCAGGTGTGGTCGCCGACACTGGCCCCGGCGGGCGCGGGCGGCGCGCGCATCACCCGCCATGGCTTCGGCTACAGCCGCTTTCACGCCGTCGGGCACGGCATCGAGAGCGACCTGCTGGTCCACGTCCCGCTCGATGCGCCGCTGCGGCTGGCGCGGCTGACGCTGCGCAACCGCTCGGACCGGACCCGTGGGCTGTCGGTGACCGGCTACGCCGAGTGGGTGCTGGGCGGGGCAAGGTCGAAGACCGCGTCGCACATCGTCACCGAGCGCGATGCCGAGACCGGCGCCCTGTTCGCGCGCAACCCGTTCGACCCCGAGACCGGCACCCGCATCGCCTTTGCCGATCTCGACGGTTGCCAGACCGGTTGGACCTGCGACCGAGCTGCCTTCATCGGGCGCGGCGGCAGCCTCGTCCATCCCGCGGCGCTGGCGCACGACACCCCTCTGGTCGGTTGCGCCGGGGCCGGGCACGACCCCTGCGCCGTCCTCACCACCGACGTCACCCTGGCACCGGGAGAGTCGTGCGAAATCGTCTGGACCATCGGACAGGCCGCCGACCGCGACGCGGCGCGCGTGCTGGTCCACGAGTGGCGTGCCGCCGACCTCGATGCCGAGCTGGCGCGCACCACCGCACACTGGACGTCGACGCTCGGCACCGTGGAACTGCGTACCCCCGACCGCGCCATGGACATTATGCTCAACGGCTGGCTGCTCTACCAGGTGCTCGGCTGCCGGGTCTGGGGCCGTGCCGGCTTCTACCAGGCGAGCGGCGCGTACGGTTTCCGCGACCAGTTGCAGGACGGCGGCGCGTTGCTGCTGGCGCGGCCCGACTTGGTCCGTCCCCACCTGCTGCGCGCCGCCGGGCGTCAGTTCCGCGAGGGCGACGTCCAGCATTGGTGGCTCCCTGAAAGCGGGCGCGGCGTCCGCACCCGCATCTCCGACGACCGCGGCTGGCTGGCGATTTCGGTCGCCGACTATGTCGAGAGCACCGGCGACAGCGCGATCCTCGAGACCCCGATTGCTTTCCTCGTCGGCCGGCACCTCGAACCGCACGAGCACGACGCTTTCTACCAGCCAGAAACCAGCCTCGACCGGGCCTCACTGTACACCCACTGCGCGCTCGCGCTTGACCAGTCGGTGGCGATGACTGGCGCGCTCGGCCTGCCGCTGATCGGCGGCGGCGACTGGAACGACGGCATGAACCGCGTCGGCGAGGGCGGCCAGGGCATGAGCGTCTGGCTCGGCTGGCACCTGATCCACGCGATCAACCGCTTCGCACCCTTCGCCGACGTCCGCGAGCCCGAGCGCGCCGCCCGCTGGCGCGAGCATGCCGAGAACCTGCGCGCCGCGATCGAGGCGGTCGCCTGGGACGGCGAATGGTACCGGCGTGCGACCTACGACGACGGCACCTGGCTGGGCTCGAAGGACAGCGACGAATGCCGGATCGACTCGATCGCGCAGACCTGGGCGGTGATCAGCGGTGCCGCCGACCCGGCGCGCGCCGCGCAGGCGCTGGCCTCGGTGCGCCTCCATCTCGTCGATCCGACCCAGCGTCTGGTCAAGCTGTTCACCCCGCCGTTCGACAAGACGGCGCACGACCCCGGCTACATCCGCAGCTACCCGCCGGGCCTGCGCGAAAACGGCGGCCAGTACAGCCACGCCGCGATGTGGACGATCGTCGCCGCCGCCCGGATGGGGGACGGAGACGGTGCGGTCGCCCTGTTCGACCTGCTCAACCCGATCAATCATGCCCTGACCACCGCGACCGCCGATCACTACCGGGTCGAGCCGTATGTCGTCGCAGCGGATATCTACTCGGTGGCACCGAACAACGGCCGCGGCGGCTGGACCTGGTATACGGGCGCGGCGGGCTGGATGTACCGCGCCGGCATCGAGAGCATCCTCGGGCTGAAGCGGGTCGGCGGTATGATCCACCTCAATCCGTGCCTGCCCGAAGACTGGCCGGGTATTTCGGCAACGCTCCGGCTGGGTGACGCCGTCTATGAGATCGAGATCAAGCGCGCTGCACCTGCCGCTGCAACCGTTCTCGAGATCGATGGCGTTGCTTTGGACGTCGTTTCCGGGGCGGTGACGTGGCCCTCCACGAGCGGCCGGCACGTCGTCAAGTTGTCCTACTGA
- the yghU gene encoding glutathione-dependent disulfide-bond oxidoreductase has protein sequence MSDAAYTPPRVWEWTKANGGRFANINRPIAGPTHDQELPVGKHPFQLYSLATPNGVKVAIMFEELLALGHTGAEYDAWLIRIMDGDQFGSGFTAVNPNSKIPALVDHSTPVPTRIFESGAMLLYLAEKFGAFLPSDHAQRTECLSWLFWQMGSAPYLGGGFGHFYAYAPERIEYCIDRFTMEAKRQLDVLDRRLAENEYMAGDAYSIADIAIWPWYGAVIQNTIYDAAEFLDAASYVNLGRWTRQIGERPAVKRGWLVNRMFGPPEVQLHERHDAGDFETQTQDKLVPQG, from the coding sequence ATGTCCGACGCCGCCTATACGCCGCCGCGAGTTTGGGAATGGACCAAGGCCAACGGCGGGCGCTTCGCGAACATCAACCGCCCGATCGCCGGCCCGACCCACGACCAGGAGCTGCCGGTCGGCAAGCACCCCTTCCAGCTGTACTCGCTGGCAACGCCGAACGGCGTCAAGGTCGCGATCATGTTCGAGGAGCTGCTGGCGCTCGGGCATACCGGGGCCGAGTACGACGCCTGGCTGATCCGGATCATGGACGGCGACCAGTTCGGCAGCGGCTTCACGGCGGTCAATCCCAACTCCAAGATTCCAGCGCTGGTCGATCACAGCACGCCGGTGCCGACCCGAATCTTCGAATCCGGGGCGATGCTGCTTTACCTTGCGGAGAAATTCGGGGCGTTCCTGCCGTCGGACCATGCGCAGCGCACCGAGTGCCTGTCGTGGCTGTTCTGGCAGATGGGCAGCGCGCCCTACCTTGGCGGCGGCTTCGGGCACTTCTACGCCTACGCACCCGAGCGGATCGAATATTGCATCGACCGCTTCACGATGGAGGCCAAGCGCCAGCTCGACGTGCTGGACCGCCGCCTTGCGGAGAACGAGTACATGGCAGGCGACGCCTACTCGATCGCCGATATCGCGATCTGGCCGTGGTACGGGGCCGTCATCCAGAACACCATCTACGACGCGGCGGAGTTCCTCGATGCCGCCAGCTACGTCAATCTCGGCCGCTGGACCCGGCAGATCGGCGAACGTCCCGCGGTCAAGCGCGGCTGGCTGGTCAACCGCATGTTCGGCCCGCCCGAGGTCCAGCTTCACGAGCGCCACGACGCCGGCGACTTCGAGACGCAGACACAGGACAAGCTCGTGCCCCAAGGCTGA
- a CDS encoding DUF1501 domain-containing protein — protein MLSRRTLLGRAALTGMVALSPHLALANAPTDRRFVFIILRGAMDGLSVVSPVGDPAYAGLRGALADPQGQSTKLDTLFALHPAMTATAAMYAGREALFVHAVASPYRERSHFDAQNVLETGGTVAFAFKDGWLNRFGGMVPQDPAIAIAATVPLALRGKAPVSSYAPSALPDASDDLLARVGALYSADPQLHPLWSAAMDARMLAGANGPGTMAPAALGKLAASFLAKPAGPRLATIEINGWDTHSAQVRRLGTQLKQLDDTLAALKLGLGPVWSKTVVLAATEFGRTAAVNGTGGTDHGTGGLAIVAGGAVRGGRVIAEWPGLAPSQLYQNRDLRPTTDLRALMLGLTAEAYGLDPERVSRTVFPGNNVRAMTGLLHS, from the coding sequence ATGCTGAGCCGTCGCACACTTCTCGGCCGCGCCGCGCTGACCGGCATGGTCGCGTTGAGCCCGCACCTCGCTCTGGCCAACGCGCCGACCGACCGCCGCTTTGTCTTCATCATCCTGCGCGGCGCGATGGACGGGTTGTCCGTGGTGTCGCCAGTCGGGGATCCGGCGTACGCAGGCTTGCGCGGCGCACTCGCCGACCCGCAGGGCCAGTCGACCAAGCTCGACACGCTGTTCGCGCTCCACCCGGCAATGACCGCGACCGCCGCGATGTACGCCGGTCGTGAAGCGCTGTTCGTCCACGCCGTCGCCTCACCGTACCGCGAGCGCTCGCACTTCGACGCGCAGAACGTCCTCGAAACCGGCGGCACCGTCGCCTTTGCGTTCAAGGATGGCTGGCTCAACCGGTTCGGCGGAATGGTCCCGCAGGACCCTGCAATCGCCATCGCCGCCACCGTGCCATTGGCCTTGCGGGGCAAGGCGCCGGTCTCCAGCTACGCGCCGTCGGCGCTGCCCGACGCGAGCGACGACCTGCTCGCCCGGGTCGGGGCGCTGTATTCCGCCGATCCGCAGCTGCATCCGTTATGGTCGGCGGCGATGGATGCGCGAATGCTCGCCGGAGCGAACGGTCCGGGCACCATGGCCCCGGCGGCGCTGGGCAAGCTTGCCGCAAGCTTCCTGGCAAAGCCCGCCGGCCCGCGGCTGGCGACGATCGAGATCAACGGCTGGGACACCCATTCCGCTCAAGTCCGACGGCTCGGCACACAACTGAAGCAGCTCGATGACACGCTGGCGGCGCTGAAGCTCGGTCTCGGCCCGGTGTGGTCGAAGACGGTCGTCCTCGCCGCGACCGAGTTCGGGCGAACGGCCGCAGTGAACGGCACCGGCGGCACCGACCACGGCACCGGTGGACTGGCGATCGTCGCCGGCGGCGCGGTGCGCGGCGGGCGGGTGATCGCCGAGTGGCCCGGCCTCGCACCGTCGCAGCTGTACCAGAACCGCGACCTGCGACCGACGACCGACCTGCGCGCGCTGATGCTCGGACTTACGGCGGAGGCCTATGGGCTCGATCCCGAGCGGGTGTCGCGGACGGTCTTTCCGGGTAACAACGTCCGCGCCATGACCGGCCTCCTGCACAGCTAG